Genomic window (Acinonyx jubatus isolate Ajub_Pintada_27869175 chromosome B1, VMU_Ajub_asm_v1.0, whole genome shotgun sequence):
gagagacagagcaggagcaggggaggggcagagagagcgagagacacagaatctgaagcaggttccaggcactgagctgtcagcacggagcccaacacggggttcaaacccacgaaccgtgagatcatgacccaagctgaagtcggccgcttaactgactgaaccacccaggtgcccctcaggttttggggtttttttttaatagtgcttACCTGCCCTGCCTTTTGTTGTCCTCGGATTGTGGTAAATTTGCATAGATAATATTTATTACGTTGGAGTCCATTCTGGGTTTTAAATGACCGATTCTAAAATATGGGAACAGAAGAGACACACTTCCTCTTTAACCTCTGTTTGTCAGTATTTGTGACTGTCAGCCTGACCACTCACCTAGAGAAAACAACTCCAGATATAGAAGAAAATCTGACTTTTTTCTAACACGGCAGTCTTCCAGAAATAACAGGGTTTCATGATGTTGGAACGTTTTCCTCACGTGCCCCAGGAATCTTAGTTTCATGAATATTGTTTTTGTCTTGCAGAATTGCGACCTGTCTGGGTGCGATCTTCAAGAAGCCAACCTGAGAGGTTCCAACGTGAAGGGAGCTATATTTGAAGAGATGCTGACCCCACTACATATGTCACAGAGTGTCAGATGAGAATTCCAGGGCCGGAGGAAGATGCCCAAGATGAAAAATGTTGtccttctcacttttttttttctccacccatTCAGTTGTCTAGAAGAAGTAACACTGTaagggaataaaaaacaaacaaaaacccatttAGAGGATTATGCTTGTTCTCAACGGTgcataaaggaaaaaagtgacTTTTTTCCACATTCTGATTTTAACCGAGAAGCACTCATTTAATAGATGTAGAGAAGCTAGAGTAGCTTGCTGCCTTTTGAGCGGAGTTAGGGGGACTTGGCTGGTTTTATGACCAGAAATAGGATctattatatttgcttttaaataggCATGATGTGGAAATACCATCTTGGTTTGAAATGTATTCGAggattttaatttatgaaaagcaCAACATATgcaattatatttattgaatctCTAGATACAGTATGGATATTTAAATTGTTAAACTTTACGAAAATTTCGAAAAGGTTCAGGTTTATTAATAGCTTTAGTGATGCCTCCCCTACTCTACATACCTGTCATGCCATATGAATATGGTGAGATCAGATTCCCCAAGGCTCTCTTTTCAGGTTCttgtaacgtttattttttagaacGAAACAGTAGCTAAATTAAATCCTCGGTTCTTACTGATTGAGACTGAGTGAAAGAAAAGACCTCAATGTCAGCTCAAGTTAAGGTGGAACTCTCCAGATGGACAAAGAATTTACCTATCGCTACAACTTTTAAATGAGCATCCTTAGAATTTCATTCTAAGCAAGTTCCACTCAACGCCAAACCAGGCGATTTTATCAATTTACACTACTAGCCTTGTTTTCTCCTGTACAGTCACAAGAAGCATAGGAAGTATGTGTCAGAACCAAAAAACCAAGGTGCATTATCAGTAGTAATTTAATTCAAATGCCAAATAGTTTCAACAGGGCCAGCTTAGAAATAGGCATTAAATCCCAGTCCACTGTCATCTTTTGGAAATCAACATAATGCCATTAAAACCCtacaaggggaagggaagggattttAAATTGGCAATTTGATGATAGCCACCAAAAAACTTCAACAAAAATAAAGGCGTTGGACTGGTCCGAGATGTAATACCAATCAGTCAGCACCTGTGGTTCTTTTACTTCTACTTTCTGATTTAGTTCAAATTCTAGCCTGCTTTTCTTGAGTCCTTCTCTCTGCAATAGCAGAGACAGGACCTGTACTTCCTTACCAATAACCCGTTGTCCTTATGTCTACCCCAAGAGCAGGGATATAAGCTGTGTCCAAATAGGTTCTGAATTCTACAGACTCATCAGTTTGAAGCAATGAATCAGTAAAAACGACTTTGTCTCCTTTGGGAGAATGACGCGTGTTCAATATTTACGCAGCTTATtcttctatatatacatatgcaaagCTTTCCTTAACGGTAAAGGGTACATATGCGTAGTGAGAGCTCGCACCTTTACAGGTGAGGGAAAGCAATTtcagaaatgaattattttctttgctttattatttttaccaaGACAGAGAAGTATTGTATTGAGAGATATCTATTTTCATAATCAATATGTgcctaaattatatttaaatcatttcacTCTGTACtatattttcaataattataGAATGTGTTTGTTCATCCACTTAAGGGTACCTCTGTAGACATAAACCTAAAAATGCAGAAGAATCTGAAAGGTCTAAACATGGTATGCTTAGAAACTGCAGATTTTGGATCTAATGTATACTGCATTAATAAACAATGTGAAATGTTGAAAAGGAGTTTCTAGTCGTACTTTTGAAAATCGACTCTTGACCATACTTCACTTACGTTTCTTCAGCATTAAGTTGATGACCAGTCCCGAGGGTCTGGGTGGAGAAGGAAATCCAACACAACGCTTACAATGGATTAGTCTGAAAGGGCCAGCCATGCAAATTTACCCCTTTAAGCATGGTTTTTTTATGaccctctttttaaaatctgcCATGCTAACAACACAGGTTCAATTACATGACTTCCAATGGTTCATTTGTGTTACTCTTTAGCTGATGAACGTTACAAGTTAGACTTACTAGGTTGGTTGAGTACATTGTCCCCAAAACATTCTCACCTGACTCGTAGGAGAGAGAATTTTGAGGCAGGAGTTTCAAAAGAGTACGACTTCTATTAAACCTAGTGATGGAACTTGTCTGTACACAGGTAAAAATacaattgggggtgggggactagAAAATCTAAATCAGATTATGCATATTGATAAAATTCAGTACTCCTGTAATTATTTAGAGCCATATGTATTATGCTGTCATATCTAATTCAACTACGgtttcaaagaaattttagtaGGAAATAGTGTAAATTCACTTTCTTATGACAGTGATTTACTATCATAAATCAAGGCATGGAATATTTTCTCCAGTTGCTCATTTTATGAACGGGTGGTTTATACTATAAATCTACCGCCATGTCAACTTCAAATCATGTTTAATGAAAAGCCctagaattttattaaatttccaaGGAGGtattatctttaaattaaaaaggtcCACCTCTACAAAGAAAAGAGGTTATTTTCTGCATAAAGCACCTTATGCAAGGATTAATTCTCTGAAAGCCTTTCACAACCTTTAAATATGTCAGCAGGAGTTCACCACGGACCCTTCCTGCTGAGATCTTACATTAGGGCAAAAAGAGGCTTGCGTCTGTCACTCATCAAGATTGCTAAGTCATTACTGtggcattttaataatttttaggtGTTTCTTTTAAGGTTGAGAAACCATTTTCCCTCTAAAgccatatacttttttttttttctttttaacgtttatttttgagacagagaatgaacaggggagggtcagagagagagggagacacagaatctgaagcaggctccaggctctgagctgtcagcacagagcccgacgcaggactcgaactcacggaccacaagatcatgacctgagctgaagtcggacactcaacggactaagctacccaggcacccctaaagccaTATCCTTTAAGATCTAGAAGTTTctaaattgagaaaaaatttcTGACAACTATGAAATCCAATACTTAAACCCACTTTACTAAATTAAGCTTCATGATAAATGGATCTATCCTTGGAACTATGAAAagattcaaggggcgcctgggtggctcagttggttaagcctctgactagctcaggtcatgatcttgcggtttgtgagttcaagccccacgttgggctctgtgctgacagctcagagcctggagcctgcttcagattctgtgtctccctctctctctgcctccccaccccccccccccccccacacacacactctttctccttcaaaaataaagaaaaaagagagagaaaagaaaagattcaaagTGTGTCCCTAAACATCAAAATTCCATTAATTGCATATTCAATCTCTTCCTTGGTActgcagaaaataaatttggCCTTTGCCCTTCAGATCTATGTGATCTAAGGAGATGCAGATTTGGCATCGCGCATATTGAGTAAATTCATAGACCATGCCACTGTGTTCAtctaaaaatttcaaaacctgTTTCCAAAAATACCGACTGATAGAAATAACGTACAAGAAAGCCACTGATGCTTAACCAAAGCTAAGTGATTAACGTGACCCTAAAGGTCAGGAGTCTTCACTCCCGTTTCCTTGGTCCTGCCCCAAGACCACATCTGCTGGAGCAACACTGTGAGAAGCACACTTTTTAGCAAATTGTCAACTGGGCAATTTAAGTGCCGTTCAAACATAATGAGCTCTTGTTGAAAAAGAGCCTCTCGTTACCTTTGTATTTTAGTGAGATGAGATTACTCTCTCATGTCAGAATGGCACTTAAATTACTCAGTgtctaatgaaataatgaaaataagttaaatcacattttcttttttttttgagattgttCACTGTTTGCAATTGTACTTAAAAGCTTATCTCCTTTTCTAGCCTATCATGAGACTCTGACAACCTCCACAGAAATGGCTGGGTAAAGAGTTTCTCTGGGCAGGACAGCACTGCTCTTTATACTGACATCCTTGCAAATGTGATTCTTCTGGAAGAGTATCATGAATACATGATCGTCTTCCCCTAATTTACCCTTGGGCGACGACTGATTGGTTTAGCATCCTACCAGAGGAGAAGACTGCCAATCCCGGCTCTAAAACGAACAAATACCTAGTTATTCTTAACCATTTTACTGTTTAGCTAATGTAATAGGCCTTACAGACAATTGTATATGAAGGTTTAATTCTATGTCAGATAAAACATAACTTTGATGCAGAAATAGAGGAAGCGTTAAGCCCAACCTTGTTTAAAGGCCCTTACtttttagtcattcattcaaaGTTATCAAAGGCTGACTAATGCTAGGGATTTAACAGAAGTTTAGACGAGATGGGATCCTTGACCATTATGAGTTACAACCCAAGGGGTAAATTAGGGGAAGACAATCATGTattcaaataaaagtaataaagacTAATGGTTCGCTCTTTGCTTTTGTAAATGCTTATACTGTGTAAATAAAACATCCCCAGGGTCCCCTCCCCCCCTGGCTTGGAACACCTATCTGTAAAGTTTGGATAATGATACCCACCTGCTGGGACTGTTGTCAGAGGGGAGGCTGGTCTTACGCATGTATGTTTACGCATGTATGTTTACGTATGTGTCTCACCTTTGTGTTCCCACTGCCTTCAGCACAGTGACTTGCCTATTTGAACTCAGTATCTACTAAAATGAGTCACACTGTGGACCCAAGTAGGTTCTAGGTGGTTTTAGGCTTCGTATATTCTAACGACAGTGTTTCTCAACTTTCTGATGCTATCAGCAGGCTTTCAAGATAAGTCAAGGAAGGAACCTGGTGGGTAGGAGACTGGGAAATTTTCAAACCCCCGTTGTCTTCTTCAGGATCGTATGTGGGTATAGGTAGGGTGCCAATAATCCcttcttattatttataaatcagCTCCTCTTACAAATGAAGAACCAAAGAGCGGAGACCAGCTCCCAGGCATCCTGACTGAACTCCTTTCTAAAACGATTACGTGGCTTCCTTTGTGAAAGCTTTTATGTGAGCCTTTAACATCACTTAAGGTACAGCAGCTGTTTTCCTGGGACTCTGGATAGGTCTGTTTCCTCAAGAGAATCCAACCTGGCTTGATTTTAATCTGCGAATTGTGGCCTCAGTACAAAAGTCCTGGCTGAGGTTTTAATGGCCAAGATTTAAGTACATTTAACAGACACGCCAGTGGGTGTTCCAATTACCTACACTATTAAAGGGCCTTCTGTGAGGATTAAAACACaaatcactattaaaaaaaaaacaaaacccatagtCCCTGTGCGGTATAATTTGCCAGCAGGAAAGATTTCAGTCCTGGAAAAGTTTCATATAAAAAGGAAGCTAAGACAATGAAAAATCACAGAACTCCACTAACTCGAAGAGAAGCTCGGGATTCTTTTGGCTCTTGGTCCTCAAACAGGTAAGATGCTTTGTATTTCTAGCATGTGTTTTAGACTGCACACTTTTGTCTCTCTATAGGGCATTTTGTACCCAACGGGCAAAGTCCAGGTGCATAGCATCCAAAGAAGACTTGACCTTCATGGTCCTTGTCACCCCTGGCCACAGCGATGCAGCCTTTGGGGAATTAATAACAACTCATGGACCCGTATTCGATTTCGTCTTCAGCCTTTTTCCCATCAGATGTACATTAACGTGAAGGCTTTGTGAGAATTCGTCATGTCATTAGCTAATTCGAGCCCGCCTTGGCCACGGAGGCATCTGGTCTGGGACTCGGTGCTTTGAAAGGTGTTGAGCTCTCTCCCGCGCTCACAGATGGTCCAGCCCACACTTCAGTGTGGAGGATACTCAGCAAAATGTAATTAGTGCCACAGCGTAACCACTGAATGTCATACAACTTTATATTAGCCAGAGATTCCTAGCAGAATCTACCTTTCCAAGCAGATGGTCCAGTTCTCTTTATCTCAGGAACTGATACAGTTAGCTGGAAACTAATCAGTTGAGCAGGGGCAGGGAATCTTAAAGCAAAAAGGTGTACTTGATAAGGGAAGGAATCAGGGGGTTTGGATAaccaaataaatactaaaaataaaaagagactagCTTTGTACTGAAAAGTGCGGAGCATGTAAGTTCAAAGTCCTGCCTTTATCGCAGGTGGCTAGGAAATCCTGAAGgcaagcaaggggggggggggggggcgggtgtgtTTGTCAGTGTCCTTGGGTGAAAACGACAGCTATTTCTATCTTCCGTGGGATTAGCATACAAACATCAGACTGCTCACCAAAGAGGTCTTTACTTCTTGCCCAACCCAGTCTGGGGCTCCTCTGACTGTTGCGTCGTGTTCCTCAGAATGGAGGCGATTCCAAAACTTGTCGCCGGATTTCTTCTGCTGACCTTATGCGTGGTTGGCTGCTCCAGCCAACACTGGTCCTACGGCCTGCGCCCTGGGGGGAAGAGAAGCACTGAGAATCTGATTGATGCTTTCCAAGAGGTAAGTCGCTTTCATCTTCAAAACTGAGACATGTGCCCCCACAGGGCTAGCCTGGGCTCCACCTGCCCTAGGCGCCCCCGGGGAGATGAGGCACTGCAAACTGCCAGGCCCATTCCCGCTCGCAGTTCAGACAGGGACCAAGGAAACAGAGAGGCGAAACGACTCCAAGAGAACACGGCAACACCTGTGAAGGAGCGTGCCGTGTTCAGAGTGTCCAGAATGGCCAAAGGAATTCAAAACAATGCGACGGGTCCAAGGTCTCTAGAGCAAGGATTCCTTGGGATTTGGAAAGAAAATCTTAGAAcctctgctttttttaaaatgtcatctttaaaaaaataaataaaacaaaatgtcatCTTTTAAAAGTATCTATGATACGAGGTCAGTggtacgtttaaaaaaaattttttttaatgtttatttatttttgagacagagagagacagagcatgaacagggggagggtcagagagagagggagacccagaatcggaagcaggctccaggctctgagttgtcagcacagagcccgacgcgggggctcgaaccctcgaaccgtgaaatcatgacctgagccgaagtcggacgctaaagcaactgagccgcccaggggccccagtgGTACATCTTTGTAACTTGCAAATCAGTATCCTCACCAAGCGTGCATGccctatcatttctttttactgaaatGGGCACTTAAGCAAAGAACTTGGAGGCTGCTGGATAGAGGGGAGCGGTTAGCAAGCTCGGGGACACAAGATATATACTGGAGAATATGCTGGATTTGATTTCATGTAAATTAGATGTCAGTACCAGCACTAACATAGGGCACTTGGTTTTTTATCTATGAAATGAGACTTCCTGGGGTCATGGTCACATGAGAGAGGCCTTAGATGTTAGTTGACTAAGCCCCAAAAGGAAAGTGGGCTAATAAAAAAAGAGTcgctattatttcttttatttttatttctttttttaatgtgtagaagacacagacattttatttatttattttcttaatgttgtatttatttttgagatagagagaaagagcacaagtgggggaggggcagagagagagggagacacagaatccgaagcgggctccaggctccgagcggtcagcacagagcctgatgggggctccaaatcacaggccgtgagatcaggacctgagccgaagtcggacgcttaaccgactgagccacccaggtgcccctctatttttgtcttttaagtttatgtatttattttgaggggggtggggagagaaagagagaatgggggaagggcacagagagagagagagagagagagagagaatcccaagcaggctccacactgtcagcatggagcccaaggtggggctcagactcagaagCCTCaacatcatgaccggagctgaaatcaagagcaagaTGCCTAACCAGTGCCAGTTaaaccacgcaggtgccccagatattgtttcttaaattaacGGGAAACAGGCCTAAGGGATGAGCAATTCGGGGCTGGGACACTTACAACAGTGCAATCTGAAGTCTCCTCTCCACAGATTGTATGTGAAGTAAATCTTATTTAACTGTGACATATTTAGTTAAAACTAGAAACTAAAAATCACCCTATTCACATCTCGAAGCTCCTAGACTTTTTGTATACCATCCCCTCAGGAGGTTCGAAGTACTTCATTATCATCATCTCTCAGGAGAAAATATTCTCTCCTCATTACCTCCATTACCTCcggaaccaccccccccccccaacccatccATTCAAATGCCTGATGGAGGATCTATCTTCTTAGATAATCCCCTTGGCCTCACTTTCCACGCACGATCTTTGGTAGAAGTGGGAGACACCATTCCACTTCTTTATCTCCATCAGCAAGaatctccttctttttcctcagaTAGCCAAAGAGGTTGATCAACCCGCAGAACGTCCGCGCTTCGAATGCACCATCCACCAGCCCCGTTCTCCCCTCAAGGACCTGCGAGGAGTTCTGGTGAGTTACAGTGGTGATGACATGGGGCCTTAGAGGTGAACGACTCCTTGGTACCGCCTCTCAGGCTGTCCACACAGGACAACCAGCTCTCAGCCTCCATAGGGCCTACCTTCCCGACTGCATGAATTCCTCCCGGGATAGGGTCTCACCATTTTGTGACGCCATCTTTCAGTACCAACGGCCAGAACCTTTTTTTACCCCTTACACTGAAATCTCTCTGTAACCTTGATCTCATCTTGGTTCTGGCCTTTGGGATGACTGACAAATTTCTTCCCACTGTTATATGTCGGTTCTTCAAGTACTATTCATCAGCCCCCCTTCCCCAGACTATTCTAATCTAGGCCAATCCACACCTCTCCACCAGATTCCTTAATTCTTCACCAATGTTCTTGGTATGACATAGTTTTGCTctggaaaaatgaggaaatcaaaaATGGTGctctagttaatttttttccctttggaataaaaaaaattccaaactaGTAAATTTATAATTCAGAACCACATATTTGATTTCCgattggttttgtgtgtgtgtgtgtgtgtgtgtgtgtgtgtgtgtgtgtgtttactttcgagagcgagcgagcgagagcaagcatgagtccaggagggggcagagggagaaagagagtgaaaatcttaagcaggctccacagtgagcacagagcctgactcagggctcgatcccagaccctggaatcatgacccgagccgaaatcaagagtcgaacgctcaactgactgaatcaccccgGCACccttgatttctagttttctgaCTGGATTATAACCACCtccacattcccaccaaaaatgggAATCTACTAACTTAATACAGGTTTTTCATAACCAAACACAAGTATACAGAGAACTGAATATAGAAATTGAACCTTGAACTCACTGTTGGTGATCTCTGAGCTCCGCAGTCCGCGTATCTGCAGCACTTAGGGGCATTCCAATTAGTTACCAGTTATGCCCAGGAGCAGGGAAAGCCTGAATAAATCATATATGAAGATAagctatagttttctttttctccattgacCTCAACTTCCACACCCacagttcaaagaaaaaaaatgcagacagacatctttatttgctttttctactCCAACCTACCACACAAAATAGTAAGCAGTGATATTCCCCAAGCACGACGTTAGAAGGAATTGAGACAAAAGCTAGGTTCATAACAAACAGAGATCAGatctttctttcatccttttcaCAACCTATCCTTCAACTATTAATGTAGATTTTAGgtttattaaaaaacttaaaaacacacgATCTGTTATCTCTCTAGTGCACAAAAATAAATGGGTctcggggcgccagggtggctcagtcagttaagcgtccaactttggctcaggtcatgatctcgcggtttgtgggttcaagccccccgtcgggctccgtgctgacagcccggagcctggagcctccttcagattctgtatctccctctctctctgaccctccttggctcacactctgtctccatctctctctctctctgaaaaataaacaaacattaaaaataattttttttaaataaataaacgggCCTCTTCTTTGTATATcagtattttagaaattaaaatgtcaaaagcatAATGGAATTCAGCTAGTAAAATCAACCTCGGTATATTGGTTGCTCACATATTTTTCAGGAAAGTCTGACTGAAGAGGAAACTGGGCAGAAGAAGAtttaaacccactgagccaaaaGGATTGTCAACACAAGTATAATTCTGACATTGCAATTTGTGACCCGTTTTAACGTCTATCAATTGTGTGAATTTTAGATACGCTTAGGCTAAGTTTGCATATTTCACCAGGAAGTGCTGTGTTATGAATAAAGTGGCATAAATGTTACGTCTAGTGCAGAACTCTGGTGGGGGAGGGACCCTGTAGGCCCATAAAGGGGAGAACTCTGAGTCTGGGGCAGAGGAGACGCGAGGTAACACCAAGTCGACATTACTGTTGACTAAAGAAAGCCCATGGCTCTCCTCCGACACCACCCTGCCCCAAGAGCAGTCACCTATGGGTCCGGGCCCCCACATCCGACTCGGCAACAATCTTCTCTGGTATTGTAGCTTTATTGTTGACCATACTCTGTGGAAGTGAGGCCCCAACCAAGGCTTCCTCCCACGTGGGAAGCAGCTCCCTTTCCCGGCTGTCTCCAATCCCTTTGAAAGTCAAGTGGAACTGGAGAGAGGCTTAGAGAGAAAGGAGGCCCTGCTGGGCTCCTAGTCCCGGGCTCCTTCTGGCTGCACGTggcctccatgtgttcaccacAGCGAGTGGTGCAGGCCCAGGCTTGGGACCCAGGCCTAAAAATAATCGTGTTCACCTGTCGTTATCTTTTGGGGATCGCTCGTGAGAAATGCTACGGAGTATAGCATCTTCCCTCGAAAGGGAGGAAACCAGGGTTTAAGGGGTTCACTCAGTTCTGTCGGGGTTACACGGGCAGGGCTCCCGTATTGCACCACGATGAGCAGCTGATGGCATTGGACTTGAGAGCTAGCACCTCTTTTGTTAATTGGTTATTTTGTTAATTGGAGCTGAAGCAGGATCCTGGGGCTCATGTATCTGTTTAGTTTACTGGGGACCAGTTTTCCAGGAGCCCCAGACATTGATACCAGTTCTCAATTATCCTCGTAACTTCCAAGTGATTATGAGACCATTTGAAAACCTTAAATTTCCGATAAACCACCTGGTGGCACAGCAGCAAACTGTGCCCACATTCACATGGCCACGATCAAggtcctttccttctttcaatcAAGgtgcctttcccctcctctccctgcccccccccccccacctcaaaaaaggGCCTGTGTTAAGGAATTTGAACTGGAGTCAGAAACAGTCCATGGGGGAGAAAACcctcccttcttttaaaaaaaaatattttttttgtttatttactttagagagagacagagcacgagcaggggagaggcagagagagagggagacacagaatctggagcacgctccaggctctgagctgtcagcacagagcctgacatggggctcgagctcactgcgagatcacgacctgagccaaagtcagaggctccaccgactgagccacccaggggcccctaaaaccCTCCCTTTTTGATACAGATCTGCCCAATGCCAGATTGCCCAAATATCTCCATGTGAGGAATCTCTAAATCTGGATCAGAGAACCTCCTTCCTCCCACTTTAATAAAATTAGGCAGAGATGTGGGTCCACAACCTACTTTACCGCACAAAAGGCAAAACTGCATCATTTGACTCACCGATACATACAAGGCAGGATGAGAAGCTTCCGTCTGCCAATCACTCAGTGACCGGCAcacagtcattttttttcatcgctatttttgttacattattatttttgttaacagtaaaatcattatttttgttaataaaagcAATACCATTTGCAATCTTTAGTTAACacgctgggaaaaaaaaaaaaaaaacaaaacagggcaaCGCGGtcactttgggggagggggaggggcagccggaAGGAGAAAGAgtgtcttaagcaggctccgccc
Coding sequences:
- the GNRH1 gene encoding progonadoliberin-1, which translates into the protein MEAIPKLVAGFLLLTLCVVGCSSQHWSYGLRPGGKRSTENLIDAFQEIAKEVDQPAERPRFECTIHQPRSPLKDLRGVLESLTEEETGQKKI